In Sulfolobales archaeon, a genomic segment contains:
- a CDS encoding glycosyltransferase — MMKSSFRAIARRLLGRRGTFMLRNTISTLAFYIGVRDDPRKRPQGISAMVAVYNEEDWIEPSLLSIKDLVDEYIIIDSSNDNTPNIIKRVREEHGLNIKYQWIPPGDLAHIRNMILAKASYRWILHWDGDFIMKEDSVGFIRSLIEKLDPRKHYLIYWPWVTLCGDIYHTCGEKPYHIEHWLFTASKELRYRNVYVDGKPFDSLIAPIWLYRAIYIDKIMGYHMPTVKRPIRIALKTLWFRYRSEFYDAAKKGISFEDFASMKAREVYGTGDLEEVGCRIIREMVEKLPRYDPIKYGDLPNIIKRHWEKSGARKCIDN; from the coding sequence ATGATGAAGAGCAGCTTCAGAGCCATCGCTAGAAGGCTACTTGGTAGGAGAGGCACTTTCATGCTGAGGAATACGATCTCCACATTAGCTTTCTATATAGGGGTTAGAGATGATCCTAGGAAGAGACCCCAAGGTATATCAGCCATGGTTGCTGTCTATAATGAGGAGGACTGGATCGAGCCTTCCCTCCTATCTATAAAGGATTTAGTCGATGAATATATAATCATAGATTCCAGCAACGATAACACCCCGAATATTATAAAGAGGGTAAGAGAAGAGCATGGACTTAATATAAAGTACCAGTGGATTCCCCCAGGAGATCTTGCCCATATTAGAAACATGATCCTGGCTAAGGCTAGCTATAGATGGATCCTACACTGGGATGGAGACTTCATTATGAAGGAGGACTCTGTGGGCTTCATCAGATCCCTCATAGAGAAGCTGGATCCTAGAAAACACTATCTAATCTACTGGCCCTGGGTTACACTGTGTGGTGATATCTACCACACATGTGGTGAAAAACCCTATCACATAGAACACTGGCTCTTCACAGCCTCTAAAGAACTGAGATATAGAAATGTCTATGTAGATGGTAAGCCATTTGACTCCCTTATAGCCCCAATATGGCTCTATAGAGCAATCTATATCGATAAGATCATGGGGTATCATATGCCAACCGTTAAGAGGCCCATAAGAATAGCTCTTAAAACCCTTTGGTTTAGATATAGGTCTGAGTTCTACGATGCTGCTAAAAAAGGGATTTCCTTCGAGGATTTCGCCTCTATGAAGGCTAGGGAGGTCTATGGCACAGGGGATCTTGAGGAGGTTGGATGTAGAATTATTAGGGAGATGGTTGAGAAGCTCCCAAGATATGATCCTATAAAATATGGCGATCTACCTAATATTATTAAGAGGCATTGGGAGAAAAGCGGAGCTCGAAAGTGCATCGATAATTAA
- a CDS encoding isoaspartyl peptidase/L-asparaginase, with translation MPSGRLEVLKVGRPAIALHGGAGNWDVDESTRVKVEGFLGDLARETLDLLERDYSALDAVEYAVSRLEDSGLFNAGYGSSLNIEGVAQMDAGIMNGIDMRAGAVAIVERVRNPVRLARIVMEKTDHVLIGGSGADLLARLFGLENRVVNIDVVKRYREMLSRNAPPPFYKKNNDLVKRLGLVIGDTVGAVAIDKKGGLAAATSTGGIWLKISGRIGDSPIPGAGFYADRNIACSATGIGETIMTISLCRSIGLHYRYLRDIARAVEESFKELEDLFGVNTAGVIILTSDESYAAYYNTKGMARAIYSKNLVKPIARIF, from the coding sequence TTGCCTAGTGGCAGGTTAGAGGTTCTTAAAGTGGGTAGGCCTGCTATTGCGTTGCATGGGGGAGCTGGTAATTGGGATGTTGATGAGTCTACTAGGGTGAAGGTGGAGGGTTTTCTAGGGGATCTTGCAAGGGAAACGCTAGATCTCTTGGAGAGGGATTATAGTGCTTTAGATGCTGTTGAATATGCTGTTTCAAGGCTGGAGGATTCTGGGTTATTCAATGCTGGTTATGGGAGTAGCTTGAATATCGAGGGGGTTGCCCAGATGGATGCGGGTATAATGAATGGTATCGATATGAGGGCGGGTGCTGTGGCTATCGTTGAGAGGGTGAGGAACCCTGTTAGGCTTGCTAGGATTGTTATGGAGAAAACAGATCATGTCTTGATAGGGGGTTCAGGAGCTGATCTCCTCGCCAGATTATTTGGTTTAGAAAACAGGGTGGTTAATATAGATGTTGTTAAGAGATATAGAGAAATGCTCTCTAGGAATGCCCCACCTCCTTTCTATAAAAAGAATAATGATTTAGTAAAGAGGCTAGGCCTGGTAATTGGAGATACTGTAGGGGCTGTTGCAATCGATAAAAAGGGTGGCTTAGCCGCGGCAACCAGCACAGGTGGGATCTGGCTGAAGATAAGCGGTAGGATAGGAGACTCACCAATACCTGGAGCGGGGTTCTATGCTGATAGGAATATTGCTTGCTCAGCAACAGGTATTGGGGAGACAATTATGACTATATCGCTATGCAGATCGATAGGGCTTCACTACAGATACCTCAGAGACATTGCGAGAGCCGTTGAAGAGAGCTTCAAAGAGCTAGAGGATCTCTTCGGAGTCAACACAGCAGGCGTCATAATACTGACCTCCGATGAGAGTTACGCGGCCTACTACAACACCAAGGGAATGGCGAGAGCTATCTACTCAAAGAACCTGGTAAAACCCATAGCCAGAATATTTTAG
- a CDS encoding penicillin acylase family protein gives MGSREMVFIRETMLIVLSIVLMFLIITSLGSVASLIDPYTGVWREIGRGDFRGSIEIRVDGVGNKVTVVFDEHMVPHIFADSYRDAAFALGYVHAYHRLWQMDIQRRLAEGRLSEILGNSTLKQDIYMRIVGLYRSAVNTTEWIRRTYPEVYSILYAYSAGVNRAIEEMRSNNKLPLMFKLLGYEPEPWRPEDSIAWAKYMAWSLTDFFEPLRLTYLAMKLGSRDTNTLFPVDPYYSDNITVIPGDGSIGNTRINIDPSYLRSLDWFSPWATGIDLGDNALAQQILDAIESILDLSGEKPREIGSNNWVVGPSRSATGGAMLADDPHLSLNIPAIWYEAHIKTPEANVRGVTLPGIPFIIIGFNEYVAWGLTNTQIGVMDFYLEKIVGDKYLYKGEWRPLKIVEESIRVRGYGVYLLKVNITANGPIISTRGAPISFRWVGNAGYMNDDSGVTREAIAIYLVNKARGYEDLVNALRYWDVPSQNWAFIDIRNNYGIVIPGLFPYRSVSVRLPNGDVVKVIGSRSILNGSGGYEWEGYVPYELIPRTINPERGWAAAPNQRSVGPFYPYFILGGWWDPGARAQRIYQLLSSKDRHSVEDMMRYQADIYLWYAASSLPVLLKAVEGYKDLDPLEAKALEILRSWDYRMDKDLVAPTIWWAWFSSLYDEVFSKIYLDHGIRLRLYPSEDTLLWLIHSMPSSKWFGGSLGDAARKALSKAISILRASYGDDINTWVWGRIHMLYIAHPSGLKPLSIGPVPEDGGSATLMNAPIPYDLKSLGRTYVRTGPSWRIVAYVEGGSIKAYGIYPGGQSENPFSDYYKSFFNTWYRYEYRQLDLPETPQTVGGIVAMIIVMPSR, from the coding sequence ATGGGTTCAAGGGAGATGGTCTTTATTAGAGAGACCATGTTAATTGTTTTGTCAATTGTCTTGATGTTTCTGATAATAACGTCCCTAGGGTCTGTAGCATCTCTTATAGATCCCTATACAGGTGTTTGGAGAGAGATTGGGAGAGGCGATTTCAGAGGCTCTATAGAGATCAGGGTTGATGGTGTTGGGAATAAGGTTACTGTGGTTTTTGATGAGCATATGGTTCCCCATATTTTTGCTGATAGTTATAGGGATGCCGCTTTTGCCCTCGGATATGTTCATGCGTATCACAGGCTTTGGCAGATGGATATACAGAGAAGGCTTGCTGAGGGAAGATTATCCGAGATCCTCGGCAACTCTACTCTGAAACAGGATATCTATATGAGGATAGTGGGGCTCTACAGATCCGCTGTGAATACAACTGAGTGGATTAGAAGAACATATCCAGAGGTCTACTCTATTCTCTATGCATATTCCGCAGGGGTTAATAGGGCTATAGAGGAGATGAGGAGCAACAATAAACTGCCCCTTATGTTCAAGCTATTAGGATATGAGCCAGAGCCATGGAGGCCTGAGGATAGCATTGCATGGGCTAAGTATATGGCTTGGAGCCTCACAGACTTCTTTGAACCCCTTAGACTAACATACCTAGCTATGAAGCTCGGGTCTAGAGATACTAACACCCTTTTTCCAGTAGATCCCTATTATAGTGATAACATAACCGTGATCCCAGGGGATGGAAGCATAGGCAATACAAGGATCAATATAGATCCCAGCTATCTCAGGAGCCTAGACTGGTTCTCTCCATGGGCAACAGGCATAGATCTCGGTGATAATGCTCTCGCACAGCAGATTTTAGATGCGATAGAATCGATCCTAGATCTCAGCGGTGAAAAACCCCGAGAGATAGGTAGCAATAACTGGGTTGTGGGACCATCTAGATCAGCTACTGGTGGGGCCATGCTAGCAGATGACCCCCATCTATCCCTCAACATACCGGCTATATGGTATGAGGCCCATATAAAAACCCCTGAGGCGAATGTCAGGGGTGTGACGCTCCCAGGGATACCCTTTATAATCATAGGGTTCAACGAATATGTTGCGTGGGGTCTAACCAATACCCAGATAGGTGTTATGGATTTCTATTTGGAGAAGATAGTAGGCGATAAATACCTCTACAAGGGGGAGTGGAGGCCTCTAAAGATCGTTGAAGAGTCTATAAGGGTTAGGGGCTATGGGGTCTACCTGCTGAAGGTGAATATAACCGCTAACGGCCCTATAATAAGCACTAGAGGAGCCCCAATATCCTTTAGATGGGTCGGCAATGCAGGGTATATGAACGACGATAGCGGGGTTACTAGAGAGGCCATAGCTATATATCTTGTTAACAAGGCAAGAGGGTATGAGGATCTAGTCAATGCCCTGAGATACTGGGATGTGCCCTCACAGAACTGGGCATTCATAGATATCAGGAATAACTATGGTATCGTGATACCAGGTCTCTTCCCATATAGATCTGTATCTGTGAGGCTTCCCAATGGAGATGTGGTGAAGGTCATAGGATCTAGATCTATATTGAATGGGAGTGGGGGGTATGAGTGGGAGGGCTATGTCCCCTATGAACTGATACCAAGGACAATTAACCCAGAAAGAGGGTGGGCTGCAGCGCCTAACCAGAGGAGTGTGGGGCCATTTTACCCATATTTCATCTTAGGAGGCTGGTGGGATCCTGGTGCTAGGGCACAGAGGATATACCAGCTTCTATCCAGTAAAGATAGACACTCCGTTGAGGATATGATGCGATATCAAGCAGATATATATCTATGGTATGCTGCATCCTCACTACCTGTGTTGCTTAAAGCTGTTGAGGGGTATAAAGATCTAGATCCTCTTGAGGCTAAAGCCCTCGAGATCCTCAGATCATGGGATTATAGAATGGATAAGGATCTAGTAGCACCAACTATATGGTGGGCCTGGTTCTCCTCCTTATATGATGAGGTATTCTCAAAGATATACTTGGATCATGGGATCAGGCTAAGGCTATACCCGAGCGAGGACACATTGCTATGGCTGATCCATAGCATGCCCAGCTCAAAATGGTTTGGAGGTAGCCTAGGCGATGCTGCTAGAAAAGCCCTTTCAAAAGCGATAAGCATCCTTAGAGCATCCTATGGCGATGATATAAACACCTGGGTGTGGGGGAGGATTCACATGCTATATATAGCCCATCCAAGCGGGCTCAAACCCCTATCCATAGGGCCTGTGCCAGAGGATGGCGGATCTGCAACTCTGATGAACGCCCCGATACCCTATGATCTAAAGAGTCTTGGGAGGACCTATGTTAGAACAGGCCCTAGCTGGAGGATCGTGGCCTATGTAGAGGGAGGATCTATAAAGGCCTACGGCATATACCCAGGAGGCCAGAGCGAGAACCCATTCAGCGACTACTATAAAAGCTTCTTCAACACATGGTATAGATATGAATATCGCCAGCTGGATCTCCCAGAAACGCCCCAAACCGTTGGAGGCATAGTAGCTATGATCATAGTGATGCCTAGCAGGTGA
- a CDS encoding ABC transporter permease, with protein sequence MGSPSARRVLVISRYEIRRALARRKVLAGVILVVLVQILGIYGYSEINRVASMRNLPVKPDLGLAWLFTYFLPSYLMSGLASLIASGSFSEEFEGGTSETLFTKPATRLEIFLGKILGGYILQALFTILMLTLSISLSTFVFGPQLYIDMAPAILIANIYSNTIFFSLGLALSSLTRNTLIATAVPISMLAFLPFISGLLIFLERSFGGGYSIIARLLPTWGATMHAYIIPTEILQRAFLLTPLLMSLYGDPLAASLSVAGYSTLFISLAAYRILYSDIPKK encoded by the coding sequence ATGGGTAGTCCCTCGGCTAGGAGGGTCTTGGTTATATCTAGGTATGAGATTAGAAGGGCTCTTGCTAGGAGGAAGGTTTTGGCTGGGGTTATACTGGTTGTCCTGGTTCAGATCCTAGGTATATATGGCTATAGCGAGATCAATAGGGTTGCTTCTATGAGAAACCTTCCTGTGAAACCTGATCTCGGTTTGGCCTGGCTATTCACATATTTCCTCCCATCATATTTAATGTCCGGTCTAGCTTCTCTCATAGCTTCTGGATCCTTCTCCGAGGAATTCGAGGGGGGAACCTCTGAAACCCTTTTCACGAAACCCGCTACGAGGCTTGAGATATTTCTGGGAAAGATATTGGGTGGATATATCCTCCAAGCCCTCTTCACAATACTCATGCTAACCCTATCAATATCTCTATCCACATTTGTTTTCGGCCCACAGCTATATATAGATATGGCCCCAGCCATCCTTATAGCTAATATATATTCAAACACCATCTTCTTCTCTCTAGGACTCGCCCTCAGCTCGTTAACAAGGAACACCCTTATAGCCACGGCAGTCCCGATCTCCATGCTAGCTTTTCTACCATTCATAAGCGGCCTCCTAATATTCCTCGAAAGAAGCTTCGGAGGAGGCTACTCAATAATTGCAAGGCTCTTACCAACATGGGGGGCTACTATGCATGCATATATAATACCCACCGAGATCCTCCAGAGAGCCTTCCTCCTAACACCGCTATTAATGAGCCTATATGGAGACCCCCTAGCAGCATCCCTCTCAGTAGCAGGCTACTCAACGCTCTTCATATCGCTAGCAGCATATAGAATACTCTATAGCGATATACCCAAGAAATAG
- a CDS encoding thermonuclease family protein produces the protein MRLAISILILIALLIQYIQVGFEAYAEPLYSIEVYGAVVRVIDGDTLDLRVLAVYKDKYISFNGSTIRVRLADINAPELSTPEGEEAKKALSSLVSGKNIYLDIDDLYIYDRYGRVVAIAYLPINSTHLLNINLWLVLNGYAKIVDYPNEFSPSGWSLYIVLNQTATAITITPQEITTIAMPITIYTTVEKISTETITIKPQNITLYRTLHNTLIKTADQISEKTVIITRIDTFTKTISNLDIGSLAAAILISLAIGFVIGYIALGSMRRG, from the coding sequence ATGAGGCTAGCAATTTCTATTTTGATATTAATAGCACTCCTGATTCAATATATACAAGTGGGGTTTGAAGCCTATGCAGAACCTCTATATAGTATCGAGGTCTATGGAGCTGTGGTTAGAGTTATCGATGGGGATACCCTGGATCTCAGGGTTCTGGCTGTCTATAAAGATAAATATATATCTTTCAATGGCTCCACGATAAGGGTTAGACTTGCAGATATCAACGCTCCAGAACTTAGCACTCCTGAGGGTGAGGAGGCTAAGAAGGCTCTCAGCTCTTTAGTTTCTGGAAAGAATATCTATCTCGATATAGATGACCTCTATATCTATGATCGATATGGTAGGGTGGTTGCAATAGCATATCTACCGATTAACTCCACACATCTACTCAACATAAACCTCTGGCTGGTGTTAAACGGCTATGCAAAGATAGTTGACTATCCAAATGAGTTTAGCCCTAGCGGGTGGAGCCTCTACATAGTACTTAACCAAACCGCAACAGCTATAACAATAACCCCACAAGAGATCACCACTATAGCGATGCCAATAACTATCTATACAACTGTAGAGAAGATCTCAACAGAAACTATAACGATAAAGCCCCAAAACATAACCCTATATAGAACACTTCATAACACTTTAATAAAGACGGCAGATCAGATATCCGAGAAAACAGTAATAATTACAAGGATAGATACATTCACCAAGACTATATCAAACCTCGACATAGGTTCTCTTGCCGCAGCTATCCTTATATCCCTCGCTATAGGCTTCGTAATAGGATATATTGCCTTAGGATCTATGAGGCGTGGCTAA
- a CDS encoding glycoside hydrolase family 38 C-terminal domain-containing protein, producing MPLRYRQSEIHRRILDLLGVSVKSVKNIDRWLFLNRGVEVELPLVLRVRPDDELIFSSRVYLEESPRYRWIFKASISGGGVIKVDGKIHQGLDPWHSISFISHGEHEIAIQATSRALFGENPWIFSFNYSLAALVNWRGISLGLGMLEALRASRILEGDVRDGILQTLSKALEPIDYVPGVAQITAVEMIFRDLGEPLATRWDRGYIASVYGPGVLRGSLRDIQAIEDQDLDRAIDEAYKIFVEGLEELAKRYPKEGEIIALGHCHIDLAWLWPYSETRRKVLRSFSNILRLVRDGYSFSYAQSSAQYYAWAEDSQEIFEGIKGLVEKGLWIPVGGMWCESDTNLVTGESLARHLLYGQLYFLERFGRISRIGWLPDTFGFSAQLPQIMRLAGIEVFVIHKIMWSDTNRFPYHLFLWEGIDGSKIPVHVIITTYNGSLSSDEVKRVWDEYRQKDLAPAVHAFGVGDGGGGPSVIMLERIEWINRMPRLPRILHRVGEAEYIDLVREASKKAPTWKGELYVEIHRGTYTTNHRIKDLVYRAEECLRTAELWSTIAASMGLTTYPRDLLRGAWETLLRAEFHDVLPGSASYDAYLEAYKELEDALKTCSEISEKAMVAIAGGDGEGYIAVFNSLPWSRRAVIELPRGLYRYAEGSTLAHQDLGGSVLVEIEIPATGYVILERADLEPPKGGDGVIAYRGEEGYILDNGLLRVMISRDGSIRVKDLELGFEISHILRAHRDKPGDWDAWDIERSSIEDPGIDLKPSGEPSIVYSGSLKACGKISYSYKGSEIIQRICLSRGSRVVEITSNIKWISRGYLLKAWLKPSFSFEDIFYEIPFGAIRRSSKPRDSWDIAKFEVPALRWADISDGSKGFAMISMTRHGYSPRGDEVGLTLAKTPVFPDPYSGLEEFEARYYIYTHRGGYVDGEVPRIAYELWSSPRIVRAGGRNPQASYISLSDGGAIIESIKISEKGEGYVLRIYNPYDRDIKARIDLWIPFEAYQCDLLERPQGEPIPGRKSLEIPLRPFEIKTLLLKPLQK from the coding sequence ATGCCATTGAGGTATAGGCAGTCCGAGATCCACAGGAGGATCCTAGATCTTCTTGGTGTAAGTGTTAAATCTGTTAAGAATATCGATAGATGGTTATTCCTGAACAGAGGGGTTGAGGTGGAGCTCCCTCTAGTACTTAGAGTAAGGCCTGATGATGAGCTTATCTTCTCATCCAGGGTTTATCTCGAGGAGTCTCCTAGATATAGATGGATCTTCAAGGCCTCTATTAGCGGTGGAGGGGTTATAAAGGTTGATGGGAAGATCCACCAGGGTTTAGATCCGTGGCATAGCATATCATTCATATCCCATGGCGAGCACGAGATCGCGATCCAAGCTACTAGCAGAGCGCTCTTCGGCGAGAACCCATGGATATTCAGCTTCAACTACTCCCTCGCAGCCCTGGTAAACTGGAGGGGCATAAGCCTTGGTCTCGGTATGCTGGAGGCTCTAAGAGCATCGAGAATCCTTGAAGGTGATGTTAGAGATGGGATCCTTCAGACCCTCTCGAAGGCCTTAGAGCCAATAGACTATGTGCCAGGAGTAGCCCAGATAACTGCTGTAGAGATGATCTTCAGGGATCTGGGAGAACCCCTAGCAACTAGATGGGATAGAGGATACATAGCCAGCGTATATGGCCCAGGGGTTTTAAGAGGATCTCTTAGGGATATCCAGGCTATCGAGGATCAGGATTTGGATAGAGCTATAGATGAGGCTTACAAAATATTCGTAGAGGGTTTAGAGGAGCTTGCCAAGAGATATCCAAAGGAGGGAGAAATAATTGCTCTGGGCCACTGCCACATAGATCTTGCATGGCTATGGCCGTATAGCGAGACTAGGAGAAAGGTTCTAAGATCATTCTCAAATATTCTGAGGCTAGTGAGGGATGGATATAGCTTCTCATATGCTCAGAGCAGTGCTCAATACTACGCATGGGCAGAGGATTCTCAAGAGATCTTCGAAGGTATCAAGGGGCTTGTGGAAAAAGGTCTTTGGATCCCTGTTGGAGGTATGTGGTGTGAGAGCGATACAAACCTAGTTACAGGTGAGTCCCTTGCAAGGCATCTCCTCTATGGCCAGCTATATTTCCTAGAGAGGTTTGGGAGGATCTCTAGGATAGGCTGGCTACCAGATACGTTTGGCTTCTCAGCACAGCTCCCACAGATTATGAGGCTCGCAGGTATAGAGGTGTTCGTCATCCACAAGATTATGTGGAGCGATACAAATAGATTCCCATATCACCTCTTCCTATGGGAGGGTATTGATGGGAGTAAAATCCCTGTCCATGTTATTATAACAACGTATAATGGGAGCCTATCATCTGATGAGGTTAAAAGGGTTTGGGATGAGTATAGGCAGAAGGATCTAGCACCTGCTGTACACGCATTCGGCGTTGGAGACGGCGGTGGGGGGCCAAGCGTTATCATGTTGGAAAGAATAGAGTGGATCAATAGGATGCCCAGGCTACCCAGGATCTTGCATAGAGTGGGGGAGGCAGAATACATAGATCTTGTTAGAGAGGCCTCAAAAAAGGCTCCAACGTGGAAGGGGGAGCTCTATGTTGAGATCCACAGGGGTACCTATACAACTAACCACAGGATCAAGGATCTAGTGTATAGGGCTGAGGAATGCCTCAGAACAGCTGAGCTTTGGAGCACCATTGCAGCTTCAATGGGGTTGACAACATATCCCAGGGATCTGCTTAGAGGTGCTTGGGAAACCCTTTTAAGGGCTGAGTTCCACGATGTCCTCCCAGGATCTGCTAGCTATGATGCCTATCTAGAAGCCTATAAAGAGTTGGAGGATGCTCTAAAAACATGCTCCGAGATCTCTGAGAAAGCCATGGTAGCTATAGCTGGTGGAGATGGAGAAGGCTATATAGCTGTTTTCAACAGCCTACCATGGTCTAGAAGGGCTGTTATAGAGCTTCCCAGGGGATTATATAGATATGCTGAGGGATCCACGCTAGCTCACCAGGATCTAGGGGGATCTGTCCTCGTCGAGATCGAGATCCCTGCTACTGGATACGTTATACTTGAGAGAGCCGATTTAGAGCCTCCCAAGGGCGGGGATGGGGTTATAGCGTATAGGGGGGAGGAGGGCTATATCCTTGATAATGGCTTGCTCAGGGTTATGATCAGTAGGGATGGGTCTATTAGGGTCAAGGATCTAGAGCTTGGTTTTGAGATAAGTCATATCCTTAGAGCCCATAGGGATAAGCCTGGTGATTGGGATGCTTGGGATATTGAGAGGAGCTCTATAGAGGATCCAGGGATTGATCTCAAACCATCTGGAGAGCCCTCTATAGTCTATAGCGGATCTCTGAAGGCCTGCGGAAAGATCAGCTATAGTTATAAGGGGTCTGAGATCATCCAGAGGATCTGTCTATCGAGAGGGTCTAGGGTTGTTGAGATCACATCGAATATCAAGTGGATCTCGAGGGGATATCTACTTAAAGCATGGCTAAAGCCTTCATTCAGCTTCGAAGATATATTCTATGAGATACCATTTGGAGCAATTAGAAGGAGCTCCAAGCCCAGGGATAGCTGGGATATAGCTAAATTCGAGGTCCCAGCCCTTAGATGGGCTGATATATCAGATGGCTCTAAAGGCTTCGCAATGATCTCTATGACTAGGCATGGATATAGCCCTAGGGGGGATGAGGTGGGGCTAACCCTTGCGAAAACCCCTGTCTTCCCAGATCCATATAGTGGTTTGGAGGAGTTCGAGGCTAGATACTATATCTACACCCATAGAGGAGGCTATGTAGATGGTGAGGTGCCCAGAATAGCCTATGAGCTTTGGAGCTCGCCGAGGATTGTTAGAGCAGGTGGTAGGAATCCACAGGCAAGCTATATATCGCTATCCGATGGAGGAGCTATCATAGAGAGTATTAAGATCTCTGAAAAGGGAGAGGGATATGTGCTCAGAATATACAACCCATATGATAGAGATATAAAGGCGAGAATAGATCTCTGGATCCCCTTTGAAGCATACCAATGCGATCTACTAGAAAGACCCCAGGGGGAACCGATCCCAGGTAGAAAGTCCCTAGAGATCCCATTGAGACCATTCGAGATCAAAACCCTCCTGCTAAAGCCCTTGCAGAAATAG
- a CDS encoding DUF998 domain-containing protein produces the protein MEHGHSLNPSYLYIAGVLIFLGCSQFLIAMVIASSLYPGYSISRNYISDLGATCRGGLCVVFQPSSIIFNSSSILLGAFLIAGSLFIRRGGMDRLFQTMILITGIGSLGVGLFPESYGVLHTVSASIAFIFGASTAIAGYRVLMGYARFIAPVMGVLAFVFLALFITGNHLGLGPGGVERVLAYLELLFGIMVGGYLMGFSRSME, from the coding sequence ATGGAGCACGGTCATAGCCTTAATCCCAGCTATCTATATATAGCTGGTGTCTTGATCTTCTTGGGATGTTCTCAGTTCCTCATAGCTATGGTAATAGCTAGCTCCCTATATCCTGGCTATAGCATCTCGAGGAACTATATAAGTGATCTCGGCGCCACGTGTAGGGGTGGGCTATGTGTTGTTTTCCAGCCATCCTCTATTATATTCAATTCATCATCGATCCTCCTCGGAGCATTTCTGATCGCTGGATCTCTATTTATTAGAAGGGGGGGTATGGATAGGCTATTCCAAACAATGATCCTTATCACAGGCATAGGCTCTCTCGGTGTTGGCCTGTTCCCCGAGAGCTATGGGGTTCTACACACGGTTTCAGCATCAATAGCATTTATCTTCGGAGCATCAACGGCAATAGCAGGCTATAGGGTTTTGATGGGCTATGCCAGATTTATCGCCCCTGTTATGGGGGTTCTAGCCTTTGTCTTTCTGGCACTCTTCATAACAGGGAATCATTTAGGCCTAGGGCCTGGGGGTGTGGAGAGGGTTCTAGCCTATCTCGAGCTTCTCTTTGGGATCATGGTTGGCGGCTATCTAATGGGTTTTAGCAGGTCTATGGAATAG